The nucleotide window AGAGGAGTTTCCCACAATGCATCTGGTGCAGTATCCCAATTGAAggggtgctgagctgtgccacCTCAGAGAGGGGGTACCCTGGCTCTGCCTCCCACCTTCTGCCCCCCCCCAGTTCAGAGCATACCCCATAGAGAAGAAGACCCACATGGTGAGACACCAGCATGGGATGACTGTCACCAAGACCCTCCGGGAGGGAGAGGTAAGGCTGAGGAAGGGGAGGGCCTCTTCCCTTTGCCCCCCAAATGGGGTACAtcctgggagggagggagggaggggagcacagccagcctggcTCACCCATGGGTGTTCCCAGGCTCCGGAGTGCTGTCCCTGGggatggtggggctgtggctgTCTCACAAAGTGGCCAGGTGTCTCTGCAGGCAGAGCCACAGTGTTGGAGATTCTTCTACAGtccagaggagctgcaggggctgctgccagagggtgccagcctcctgctgctgcgGGTGCTGGCCTGCCGGTGGGCAGTGCctcccagcctcctcttccccaccATCGACAGCGAGGGCCAGCTCTGCACCTCCAGCTACGTGAGCCGCAGGCCAGGAGGGCCCATGGGGTGGGGGGTCAAGGTCAGGCCAGGGGTGGGATAAGGGAGATGGGAGTGAGCAGAGTGTGGCTGACAGCATTGGCGGGGAGGGGGGCATGGGGATGGCAGAcaggggcagggctggctcTGGGACAGAAGTGACCCCTGGCTGTGACCCCCCAGTGCACCCTGGGCCTCCAGCAGCAGGTGGTGGgctcagcagaggcagaggTGTTGGTGATCGAGCGAGCAGTGAGCCCCGGGACCACCGTCTCTGTCACCTGGCACTGCAGCTTCCTGCCTAGCGGGTACGGGGGGTACAGGGCGTGACTGAGGgcactcccagccctgccagtcCCTAGCCCTGCCAAACTCTCAGCCCcgccagcccccagcccaaccagccccagccctgccagcctggccaggACAGGGCTCCCTGTCTGTCCCCACCACAGACGCCTTGTCCGGCTGGTGCACGTTGGCATCCCgatgctggtgctgctgcaggatgAGTCTGTCCTTGGTGCAACAGGTACTGGGGAGGGTAAAGGCTTCTGCTtctcagcacaggcagcccctgcctggCACCCAAGTGGGGAACACTCTACCCTGCCTCTCTGCTGCCAGGTGGGGTTGAGCCCCAGCCCCGCTTCCCCAAGCACCCCCTGGACTGGGAAGAGGAcatccagctctgctcctggttCCTGGATAGGAAGGTGAGATAGGGGCCACATGGGGACAGGGGGCTGTGCCACTCCCTAGCAGGGGCTCCCTGGGGGTGCCCAGGGGGCAGGGGGTAGGGTGCAGGCTGGCTAGCATCCTCCCACACCTCCTCAAGTGTGGTGAGGTACCAAAACACCCTGCTCTCCCCTCAACCCTGGCACAGCACCCGGGGCGGGTGTTGGTATGGTACCCATGCCCACCCTGCCCACCCTGCCACAGGAGGAGCTGCAAGTGTCCCATGCCGCCTACCTCGGACGGCACCCCGAGCTCCGGGCGCTGCTGGCTGACTTCCTCCAGGCCCTGCTCCTCCGGCAGCCCCCTGACCCCATCTCCTTTGCTGCTCAATTCTTTGCCCCTTttgcccaccagcagcccctTGGGACCCCCTCTGCccctgctggggctgccagccccctccccagccctctgcCTGCCCACCCTCCAGCCAACGTCGAATAAAGCTGCCAGCGCTGCCTGTCCAGGCTCTTTTGCTTTGGGGAAACTGAGTcacagggagggcaggggctgctgacTCATGTGCTCAGATTTCCCCATGCCACTTTTGGGGGTGATCCCCCTCCCAGCTGTTCTAGGCTTTGTTTCGGGTGGGGGAGTTGCCAGGGGCATACTCTGGAGAAGGGCCAGGCTTGCATCCTTCTGCCCTCCATCCTTCTGCCCTCCATCCTTCTGCCCTCCATCTTCCTGGTCCCCAGCCGCACCTGGGGTGCTCCCCCTCCCACCTCCACAGCCACTAGGGTCCTCAGGACAGGGTACCCCACTTTTGTGGGTGCAGCCTGACCTCGAAGTTTCTCCCCTCACCCATAGGGACTGGTGCTTCCCCACCCAGTGCTGAGGGTGCATTTTGACCTGCTCATGTCCTTGTGCAACACATGCCTGCTTCCTCCTCGCTCCCACTCCTCCGGCCTTTCCCCTACTCCTGCAGCGtcagccctccctccccacGCCGTGGGACACTGTCCCCTGTCCCCACAGCCGCCCAAGGAGGAGGACCCTGGGCGTGCTGGTTTGCGGtgcactctgtgtgtgtggggggggcaaaggcagggaggtgctgggtgCCTCCCCAACTCCTGGCACAGGATGTGGCAACCGAGACCGCGCACGTTCATAGCACCCACCAACCCCCAGGCAGGGCCCCTGTCCCAGCCCAGGTCggtggctggggaaggagcacttcctcctcccctcctcctcggGGGTGGGGGGGCAACTGGGGGGTCCTTTAAAAGCCAGATGGCGGGTACCGGGCTCAGTGTTGAGATTGGTGCTCCCCATCAGCATGTCCGTGGCATCGCTGGAGCCAGGTGAGTCCCACAACACCTGCGTCCCCTCACGCCTCCTTTCCTCCCCCcacacctccctccctccacctCGAGACCtctggctctgctctcccccCTCACAGTGAGCTCTAtcccccccagcctgtcccagcTTCCCCACCCGCCCCATCCTGTGTTCCCCCAAGCCCACCCATGATCCACCCACGCTCCCAGGCTGTGTGTGAGCTGAGGGGTGATTGGACTAGTGCAGCCTCTTGTCCCCACTCCGTGGTGCCCACCCCACAGCAGGAGCCAGAGCAGGTCCCCTTCTGTCCCTCCTGCCCAGAACTGCACTTGGACTGGTGAAGAGTGGCTGGGAGCGGGGAGGGTTAGGGACACCTGAGCTGGAGGTGGCATATGCTGCTCCTTCATATAGCCATGGAGAGATCGAATACAACCAGCCCCATGCACCCCCCTGGGTGGGGGCAGAGACAGGTGGGACTGAGTGGAGCTGGCACCAGGGCTGCCAGCCCACCAGCCTCCTTGTCCCCAAtgggctgctgcctccctcctcttccttgtCCCCCCAGGTCTCACCGGGTCCTTGAATCGGGGACAAGCCCAGACCTATGGCAAAGGCAGGAGCCCCATGCCCTCACAGGGCCCTGGCACCCAGGATCAGACCTACCTGGATGAACTCGTCAGCATCCCCAAGGGCGGCGGGGTAGGTGCTGCCAGACTGGCACCTCTGTCTGAAGGTGGGCAGaggtgggctgggggctgcttgAGGTGGGGAGGCAAGAGGCCACTGCAGCATGAGGAGGGAGGGGACATGTGCCTGGGACGTGCCCAGTGTCACTTCAGTGTCCCCAGACCTGGCTCAAGCAAATCACAGCCTCAGGCTTACAGGTTTCccgatggggaaactgaggcacggcaGGAGGTGCTTCGGAGCCACAGGCATCACTCTGTTGCCCACACACCTCCTGGGCTCCGCGTCCCGGGCCACTCGTGCCCAGCTCAGGGGAGCTCCCccaggctgcctgtgccccaCCAGCTGCCCTATCCCCAGTCAATCCCaaggggaagaagagagaaggggaaaggaatGGGGGGGGAATCCCCTGCCAGGAGGGATCCCACGGGGTGCATTTAACGGGGTGCGTCCTCCCTGAAAATCACTGCCCGACCTGTGCCCGAGtaggattggggggggggggggggggtcctcGCTGCTCCCAGGCACAGCTGTCTGTAAACgggttgcggggcagcagctccctccacAAAGCCGGCAGGAGAAACGTCCGTGTGCGAACCACTCCCGCACGGGCGGCGCAGCGCTTCCCAGCACTCGGCTACAGGGGCCCGGGTGTGTGACTGGGAGGCGCTGGTTTTGCATGGGAGCCCCTCGCTCTGACCTGTTGCCTCTGCCCAGCCCGGTTTCAGCTTTAGGAAACTCTGGGCTTTCACCGGTCCCGGCTTCCTCATGAGCATCGCCTACCTGGACCCGGGCAACGTGGAGTCGGACCTGCAGTGCGGGGCGGTGGCGGGGTTCAAGGTGAGCCCTGGGCACCACCCCCAGCCCCGAGGTCAGGAAGCAGACAGGGGTTTCGTAACCTCTCTCTCCAACGGCCTCCCAGTGCCATGGCCAACCGGCTTCCCCCGCCCCGGGAGCAGGAAGGGCACGGGGTGCGGCTGGGGGACCGGGAAGGGGACGGAGGGGGGGCTTTGGGCATTGGCGGAGGGCATCCGGGGCCCTGGGGTCCGTGGGCTGGCTGATAACCTTGCTGGGAGAATTCTGGCCGGTGCACAGCCCCTGCTGTCCCCCCACCTCagctgctgtgggtgctgctaTGGGCCACCGttctggggctgctgtgccagcGCCTGGCCATCCGCCTGGCCGTGGTGACGGGGAAGGACCTCGGCCAGATTTGCTACCTCTATTACCCCAAGGTGAGCAGCCATGGGGATCACATCCTTGGGGAACCCTGTGCTTGGGCTGCCAGTGGTGCTGAGATGAGCAGGAAGATGCTGCCAGAGCCCTGCCTCCCCATAGCACCCACATCCTCCCGCGATGCGGGGGGCTGGGGTGAGGGTGGA belongs to Colius striatus isolate bColStr4 chromosome 11, bColStr4.1.hap1, whole genome shotgun sequence and includes:
- the CATIP gene encoding ciliogenesis-associated TTC17-interacting protein, with the protein product MDPPSAWRQEPPALGKAAAEFLNLIGPEELERCLFAEMLEVPGAGGEPSERASGRWWVAARWAPYKRPGEPVRSCLLVQASSRSRQHGVPSSRTLRAYLTLQLETLEQEEEVRCLEFRAYPIEKKTHMVRHQHGMTVTKTLREGEAEPQCWRFFYSPEELQGLLPEGASLLLLRVLACRWAVPPSLLFPTIDSEGQLCTSSYCTLGLQQQVVGSAEAEVLVIERAVSPGTTVSVTWHCSFLPSGRLVRLVHVGIPMLVLLQDESVLGATGGVEPQPRFPKHPLDWEEDIQLCSWFLDRKEELQVSHAAYLGRHPELRALLADFLQALLLRQPPDPISFAAQFFAPFAHQQPLGTPSAPAGAASPLPSPLPAHPPANVE